CTTTTGAGTTGGTGTGCGTCCAAATATCAATTATCTGATTATAACGCTCATTGTTTGTGATGAAACCCAGGTTGTAGTTATTCAACACTTCATCAACTAAAGTTTGTGCTTCATTGATAATTTTAACTTTCTCGTCTGGTGTTTGAATATCTCCTAAGTTAAATGATAACCCTCCTTTAAATGCCGTACGGAATCCTAATTCTTTAATATCATCTAAAAACTTAGCTGTTGCAGCCATACCTGTTTTCTTCACAACCATTCCAATGATATCACGTAATGACTTCTTTGTTAAAAGTTCATTGATATATCCTACTTCTTCAGGAACAACTGTATTAAATATAACGCGACCTACAGTGGTATCAATAGTTTTAGCAACAAGTTTATCACCTTCAACAGCGTTAGTTATTCTGATTTTAATATTAGCGTGCATATCTACGCTTTTCTCATTAAGCGCAATAATTACTTCTTCAGCACTATAGAAAATTTTTCCTTCGCCTTTAACCGGATCTTTTGGTAGGTTCTTTTTAGATTTTGTTAAATAATATAAACCTAGCACCATATCCTGTGAAGGAACGGCAACGGGCGCACCGTTAGAAGGATTTAAAATATTGTGAGAAGCCAGCATTAAAATTTGTGCTTCCAAAATTGCGGCATGTCCTAATGGAACGTGAACCGCCATCTGATCACCGTCAAAGTCAGCATTAAACGCAGTACACACTAGTGGGTGTAACTGAATTGCTTTTCCTTCAATTAATTTAGGTTGAAAGGCCTGAATACCTAAACGGTGTAGCGTAGGAGCACGATTTAATAATACCGGATGTCCTTTTAAAGCATTCTCAAGAATATCCCAAACAATTGGTTCTTTTCTGTCTACTATTTTCTTTGCGGATTTTACCGTTTTTACAATTCCACGCTCAATCATTTTACGAATGATAAATGGTTTGAAAAGCTCGGCTGCCATTTCTTTCGGCAATCCACACTCATGTAATTTCAATTCCGGACCAACAACAATTACTGAACGAGCAGAATAGTCTACACGTTTACCCAATAAGTTTTGACGGAAACGTCCTTGTTTACCTTTTAGTGAATCAGATAATGATTTTAATGCACGGTTACTGTCAGTTTTTACAGCGTTTGATTTTCGTGAATTATCAAATAAAGAATCAACCGATTCTTGTAACATACGTTTTTCATTACGTAAAATCACATCAGGAGCTTTAATTTCAATTAATCGCTTCAAGCGGTTGTTTCTGATAATTACTCTTCGGTATAAATCATTTAAATCTGATGTTGCGAAACGTCCGCCATCCAATGGAACGAGTGGGCGTAATTCCGGTGGAATAACCGGAACAACTTTTACAATCATCCACTCCGGACGGTTGACTACATTTTGATTAGCCTGACGGAAAGCCTCGATAACCTGTAAGCGTTTTAAAGCTTCATTTTTTCTTTGCTGAGAAGTTTCGTTTCCGGCTTTGTGTCTTAAATCATAAGATAATTCATCCAAATTTAAGCGAGCTAATAAATCTTGAATTGCTTCGGCGCCCATTTTAGCGATGAATTTATTCGGATCTGAATCATCTAAAGCAACATTTTCTTTTGGAAGTGATTCTAAAGTATTTAAATATTCTTCTTCAGTTAAAAAATCCAAATAAGAAATTCCATTAGCAGCAGCTAAACCTGCATTAATTACCACATAACGCTCGTAGTAAATTATCATATCCAACTTTTTAGTTGGTAACCCTAACAGATATCCGATTTTATTGGGTAGGGAACGGAAATACCAGATGTGTGCAACCGGAACAACCAAATTGATATGTCCCATTCGCTCACGTCTTACTTTCTTTTCGGTAACTTCCACACCGCAACGATCACAAACAATTCCTTTGTAGCGAATGCGTTTGTATTTACCGCAATGACATTCAAAATCTTTTACCGGACCAAAAATTCGCTCACAAAACAAACCATCTCTTTCTGGTTTGTAAGTACGGTAATTTATGGTTTCAGGTTTTAAAACTTCTCCGCTTGATCTGCGTAGTATGGTTTCAGGTGAAGCCAAACTGATCGTAATCTTGGAAAAATTTGATTTTTGTTTATTATCTCTTCTTAACGCCATTTTTTATTTTAAGCTTTATCGTTTATACTAATTAATTTGTTATGCTTCTGCATTAATCCATTGTGATATCTAAGGCAAGTCCTCTCAATTCGTGTAACAATACATTGAATGATTCCGGAATTCCCGGTGTTGGAATGTTTTCACCTTTTACAATAGATTCGTATGCTTTAGCTCTACCCATTACGTCATCAGACTTAACAGTTAACAACTCCTGCAGCACGTTAGCAGCACCGTATGCTTCGAGTGCCCATACTTCCATTTCACCAAAACGCTGACCACCAAATTGAGCTTTACCACCTAAAGGTTGTTGTGTAATTAATGAATAAGGACCTATAGAACGAGCATGCATTTTATCGTCAACCATGTGTCCAAGTTTTAGCATATAAATGATACCTACAGTTGCCGGCTGGTCAAAACGTTCACCTGTTCCGCCATCGTATAAATACGTTCTACCGTGCTGTGGTAGTCCTGCCTGTTTTGTGTATTCATCAATCTGATCAACAGTGGCACCATCAAAGATCGGAGTTGAAAATTTAAGTTTTAATTTTTCACCGGCCCATGCTAACACGGTTTCATAAATCTGACCGAGGTTCATACGAGAAGGTACACCCAATGGATTTAAAACGATATCAACCGGTGTTCCGTCTTCTAAGAAAGGCATATCTTCTTCTTTAACAATACGTGCAACTATACCTTTATTACCGTGACGACCGGCCATTTTATCACCAACTTTTAATTTTCTCTTTTGAGCAATGTATACTTTCGCTAATTGTACAATTCCGTTTGGTAATTCATCACCAACAGTAATTTGGAATTTTTCGCGTTTATACTTGCCTAAGAAATCATTGTAATGAATCATGAAGTTGTGTAATAAGCGCTCCACTTGTTCATTTTTATCTTTATCTGTTGTCCAGTTACTTGGATTTACTTCAGTAAAATCAACACGCTCTAATAATTTTTGTGTGAATTTTGTTCCGCGAGGAATTACTTCTTCTCCTAAAATATTAGTTACGCCCTGCGATGTTCTGCCATTAACTAAAACAAAAAGTTTATCTACCAATTTTAATTTCAGATTGTAAACATTTTTTTCCTGATCAGAATCTAATTTTTCAATCAGTGGTTTTTCTTCTGCTTTTTGTTTTTTGTCTTTTACGGCACGGGAGAAAAGCTTTTTATCCACGATAACACCTTTGATAGAAGGAGAAACACGCAATGAAGCGTCTTTTACGTCTCCTGCTTTATCACCAAAAATTGCACGTAATAATTTTTCTTCCGGAGAAGGATCAGTTTCACCTTTCGGAGTTATTTTTCCGATTAAGATGTCTCCCTCTTTCACTTCTGCACCGATACGAATAATTCCTTTATCGTCTAAGTCTTTAGTTGCATCTTCACTCACATTTGGAATATCCGGAGTTAATTCTTCCATTCCACGTTTAGTGTCGCGCACTTCTAAAGTATACTCATCAATATGAATTGAGGTAAAGATATCTTCACGCACAATTTTTTCGCTAATAACGATAGCATCTTCAAAGTTATATCCTTTCCAAGGCATGAACGCAACTTTTAAATTGCGACCCAAAGCTAACTCACCATCTTGCGTAGCATAACCTTCACAAAGTACTTGACCTTTACTAACCTTATCGCCTTTCTTTACGATTGGCTTTAAGTTCATACAAGTGCTTTGATTGGTTTTCTGGAATTTAGTTAATTTATAAGATTTAACATCACCTTCAAAAGAAATCAATTTTTCTTCTTCGCTTCTGTTATAACGGATGGTTATGGTGTTTGCATCTACATATTCTACCACACCTTCACCGTCAGAATTTATTAAAACGCGACTATCTTCGGCCACACGCGCTTCAATTCCGGTTCCAACAATTGGTGCTTGCGGACGCATCAATGGAACAGCCTGACGTTGCATGTTTGATCCCATTAAGGCACGGTTAGCATCATCATGTTCTAAGAAAGGAATTAAGGAAGCGGCAATAGAAGCAATTTGATTTGGAGCAACGTCAATCAAATGAATTTTCTCCGGTTCAAGCACCGGAAAATCACCTTCATAACGAGCAGTAACTTTCTTGTTTAAGAAATTACCTTTTTCGTCCAATTTAGAATTAGTTTGCGCAATATTTTTTAAATCTTCTTCTTCTGCGGTTAAGTAAGTTATAGGTTTATTTACTTCAACTTTTCCGTTGACAACGGTTCTGAAAGGAGTTTCAATAAAGCCTAATTTGTTCACTTTTGCATAAACACACAATGAAGAAATCAAACCAATGTTTGGTCCTTCCGGTGTTTCAATGGTACATAAACGACCATAGTGTGTATAGTGCACGTCACGAACCTCAAATCCTGCACGCTCTCTGCTCAAACCTCCGGGCCCGAGTGCCGATAAACGACGCTTGTGCGTAATTTCAGATAATGGATTTGTTTGATCCATAAACTGAGATAACTGATTTGTTCCGAAGAACGAATTAATTACTGAAGAAAGCGTTTTAGCATTAATTAAATCGGTTGGTGTGAAAACTTCATTATCACGAACATTCATACGTTCGCGAATGGTACGTGCCATACGGGCTAATCCAACACCAAATTGAGAATATAATTGTTCACCAACAGTACGCACACGACGGTTTGATAAGTGATCGATATCATCAACATCAGTTTTAGAGTTGATTAATTCAATCAAATACTTAATAATAAGAATCATGTCTTCTTTTGTAAGTACACGAATCTCAGCCGGAATATTTAATCCTAATTTTTTATTAATTCTGTAGCGACCTACTTCACCTAAATCATAACGCTTATCAGAGAAAAATAATTTATCTATTACCCCTCTTGCTGTTTCTTCATCCGGCGGTTCGGCGTTACGAAGCAAACGGTAAATAAATTCAATGGCTTCTTTTTCAGAATTGGTTGAATCTTTTTGTAGGGTATTATATATAATTGCGAAATCAGTTGTATTGATATCTTGTTTGTGCAAGATGATAGATTTTACATCAGCATCTACAATTTGATCAATAAATTCTTCTTCTAAAATAGTTTCACGGTCTAAAATAACTTCGTTACGCTCGATAGAAACAACTTCTCCGGTATCTTCGTCAACAAAATCTTCTAACCAGGTTTTTAAAACACGCGCGGCCAATCTGCGACCCACTTCACGTTTTAAACCTGCTTTACTTACTTTCACTTCATCAGCTAATCCGAAAATTTCTAAAATTTGTTTATCGCTTTCAAATCCGATGGCACGAAGCAAGGTAGTTACCGGTAATTTTTTCTTACGATCGATATAAGCATACATTACATTGTTGATGTCTGTTGCAAATTCAATCCAACTTCCTTTAAACGGAATTACACGAGCACTATATAATTTGGTTCCGTTCGCATGACGGCTTTGTCCGAAGAAAACTCCGGGTGAACGGTGTAATTGAGAAACAATAACACGCTCTGCGCCATTAATAATAAACGAACCTTTGGGTGACATGTATGGAATTGTTCCCAAATACACATCTTGCATAATGGGTTCAAAATCCTCATGGTCGGGGTCAGTGCAATAAAGGTATAATTTGGCCTTTAGAGGTACTGAATATGTCAATCCTCTTTCAATACACTCATCAATAGCATATCGAGGGGGGTCGATGTAGTAATCTTTAAATTCGAGCACGAAATTATTTCGCGCATCTGAAATAGGAAAATTTTCAGCAAATACTTTAAATAATCCTTCTTTTTTACGGTTTTCCGGTGTTGTTTCCAACTGGAAAAAATCTTGAAAAGATTTCACTTGAATGTCCAAAAAATCTGGATAATCAACCGGGAACTTGTTTGACGAGAAGTTAACTCGTTTTTGTGTTTTTGTACTTGAAGCCAAGGTTAAATAGATTTGATTAATACAATATTGACAGGCCTTATTAGTTCTTTTTTAAGCGAAAAAAGAAAAGTATCTTCCCCGAAGGGAAGATTCTTTTCAAAAAGCGGTGCAGAATTATTTAATTTCTGCTTTAGCTCCGGCTTCTTCTAAAGCTTTTTTAATAGCTTCAGCTTCTTCCTTGCCAATTCCTTCTTTCACAGGTTTTGGAGCGCCGTCAACTAGGTCTTTTGCTTCTTTTAATCCAAGACCAGTAAGGTCTTTAACTACTTTCACAACACCTAATTTAGCTGCACCAGCCTCTAATAAGATTATATCAAATGATGTTTTAGCAGCAGCGGCGTCGCCACCACCTGCAGCACCACCACCTGCAACAACTGTAGCTGCTGCCGGTTCGATACCGTAATCATCCTTAAGGATTTTCGCTAAATCCTGTACTTCTTTTACTGTTAAGCCTACTAATGTTTCAGCTATTGATTTTACATCTGCCATTTTTTATGGTTTTTAAAATTGTTATTTTTTTAATTAATTTTTGTTCTGTACATTTTTTAAGCTGCAGCGTCTTCTCCGCCTTTTTTGTTTTCTAATCCGCCAATTACACGGCTGATTGGAGACTGAAGTAAGAAGATAACATCTGCGATTAATTCGTTTTTCGATTTTAGTGAAGCTAATGATTCAAGTTGATTATCGCCCAAATAAATAGTTTCTTCCACATAAGCTCCTTTAAGAGCCGGCTTAGTACCATTTTTTCTGAATTCTTTAATCAATTTGGCCGGTGCATTTGAAACATCAGTAAACATTAAAGCAGTTTCCCCCTTAAGTGCGGGAATTAATTCTGCTAGTTTGCTGTCATTTGCACGCTCAATAGCTTTTTTCAATAAAGTGTTTTTCACTACGGTAACAGACACTTTTTTCTCGAAACATGATCTGCGAAACGCATTAACCTTTTCAACCGTTAATGTTGAACAATCTGCCAGATAGATCTTGTTGTTGGAGTTTAATTTCTCTACCAACTCATTGATCATTTCTGTTTTTTCTGATTTATTCATGTTTGTTTTTTTTAATTTCTTTCGTTCGGTTACGAATTACTCAAATTTTTAATTAGTTGAATGTTTTAGTATCAATGATGATTCCCGGGCTCATGGTGCTACTCATGGTAACTGATTTTACATAAGTACCTTTTGCAGAGCTAGGCTTCAATTTCATAACAGTGCTCAATAACTCATTAGCATTTTCAGCCAATTTATCCGCATCAAAACTGGCCTTGCCAACTGCTGCGTGAATGATCCCTGCTTTATCAACTTTAAAGTCGATTTTTCCGCCTTTTGCATCTTTTACTGCTTTCGCAATATCCATAGTAACAGTTCCGGTTTTTGGATTAGGCATTAAACCTCTGGGTCCTAATACTCGTCCTAATGCACCTACTTTACCCATTACAGAGGGCATAGTAATAATTACATCTACATCGGTCCATCCACCTTTGATTTTTTCAATGTATTCATCTAATCCAACGTGATCGGCACCTGCGTCTTTAGCCTCGGCCTCCTTATCTGGAGTAACGATGGCTAAAACTCGCATAGTTTTACCTGTACCGTGAGGTAAGGTAACTGTACCGCGCACCATTTGATTAGCTTTACGTGGGTCAACTCCTAAACGGATCGCAAGATCCACCGATGCATCAAACTTAACCGTAGTTATTTCTTTTACGATTTTTGAAGCTTCGGCCACGGAGTACTGCTTGTTACCATCAAATTTTGAGATAACAGCTTTTCTTTTTTTAGTCAACGTTGCCATTTGTTAAGCTTTGTTTTTGGTTAATAATTAATTTTTTTAAAATGGTTTATTGCCTGAAACAGTAACACCCATGCTTCGAGCTGTTCCTGCAACCATATTCATTGCCGATTCAATTGTAAAACAATTCATGTCTACAATTTTGTCTTCTGCAATTTTTTTAACTTGATCCCAAGTGATGGAACCAACTTTTTTACGGTTACTGGTAGCCGAACCAGCTTTAATTTTAGCTGTCTCCATAATTTGAATTGCAACAGGAGGGCGTTTGATTACGAAATCAAACGACTTATCGTTGTAAACATTAATAATAACCGGTAATACTTTTCCCGGAGATTCTTGAGTTCTTGCATTAAACTGTTTGCAGAACTCCATAATGTTTACACCTTTCGCACCTAATGCAGGTCCAATTGGAGGCGAGGGGTTAGCAGCACCACCTTTAATTTGCAACTTTACTATTGCTGATAACTCTTTTGCCATTTTTATTTTATTTATTTGTTTTTGTACTGAAGGTTTATCGGGTCTTAATTTACTTTGAGTTGGAAGCAGCAAAGCGTCTCAAGAGACCATCGATTTTACCATTCAATGTTTTTATTCTTTTTCTACCTCACCAAAGTTTAATTCAACCGGAGTTTTACGTCCGAAAATTTTCACGGTTACTTTGATTTTCTTTTTATCTTCCATCACTTCTTCAATGATTCCGTTAAATCCGTTAAACGGACCATTAATCACCTTCACATTTTCACCAATCGTATAATTGGTTGAAACGGTTCCTTCGCTCTCTGTTAACTCATCTACTTTTCCTAATATCCTGTTTACTTCACTTAATCGCATTGGTACCGGAGATCCGCCTTTCGTTTCTCCTAAAAAGCCAATTACACCGGTAATGTTTTTAATGATATGTGGAATTTCACCGCTTAAAGTAGCTTCAATCAAAACATATCCTGGATAGAATGAACGCTCTTTAGTAGTTTTTTTTCCGTTTCTGATTTGAATGATTTTTTCGGTAGGTATTAATACCTGAGAAACAAAATCGTTCAACTTCAAACGTGAAATCTCCATTTCAATATATTGTTTTACTTTCTTCTCCTGACCACTAATAGCGCGTACCACGTACCATTTTTTGGTTGAAGTGTCGGTTTTTGTTGTTTCAGCCATTTTAATTACTTGATAATTTCGTAAGCTTGTTTCATTAGAATTTCGAAAAGAAAATCCATTCCGAAAACAACCAATGCTATTATTATTGACGATACCATAACTACAATAGCGCTACTTTGCAATTCAGGCCAAGTAGGCCAACTCACTTTGTTTACAAGTTCGTTGCGTGTTTCTGATATATAAGTACCTATTTTGCTCATACTCTTTTAATTTTAGAAGTTTGAATTAAGATTCAAGAATTAAGGTGTGAAATCCTTAATTTCTCAAACCTGATTTCTTACTTCAGATTCGCACGGGCAGAGAGATTCGAACTCCCATCAACGGTTTTGGAGACCGCTATTCTACCATTGAACTATGCCCGTATAATGATAATTCAAACGGCCGCATTAGAAAAGGCGAGAATGACAGCATAATTTTCGCTGTCATTCTGCCAAATCTTCTGACTATGGCTTAGTCTAAAATTTCAGTAACCTGACCAGCACCAACTGTACGACCACCTTCGCGAATAGCGAAACGTAAACCTTTATCCATTGCGATTGCATTGATTAGATTTACAGTAATTGTTACGTTGTCACCAGGCAATACCATTTCACGTCCAGCTTCTAACTCGATTTCTCCAGTTACGTCAGTTGTACGGAAATAGAATTGAGGACGATATTTATTTTGGAATGG
This window of the Sphingobacteriaceae bacterium genome carries:
- the rplL gene encoding 50S ribosomal protein L7/L12, yielding MADVKSIAETLVGLTVKEVQDLAKILKDDYGIEPAAATVVAGGGAAGGGDAAAAKTSFDIILLEAGAAKLGVVKVVKDLTGLGLKEAKDLVDGAPKPVKEGIGKEEAEAIKKALEEAGAKAEIK
- the nusG gene encoding transcription termination/antitermination factor NusG — encoded protein: MAETTKTDTSTKKWYVVRAISGQEKKVKQYIEMEISRLKLNDFVSQVLIPTEKIIQIRNGKKTTKERSFYPGYVLIEATLSGEIPHIIKNITGVIGFLGETKGGSPVPMRLSEVNRILGKVDELTESEGTVSTNYTIGENVKVINGPFNGFNGIIEEVMEDKKKIKVTVKIFGRKTPVELNFGEVEKE
- a CDS encoding 50S ribosomal protein L10, whose product is MNKSEKTEMINELVEKLNSNNKIYLADCSTLTVEKVNAFRRSCFEKKVSVTVVKNTLLKKAIERANDSKLAELIPALKGETALMFTDVSNAPAKLIKEFRKNGTKPALKGAYVEETIYLGDNQLESLASLKSKNELIADVIFLLQSPISRVIGGLENKKGGEDAAA
- the rplK gene encoding 50S ribosomal protein L11, producing the protein MAKELSAIVKLQIKGGAANPSPPIGPALGAKGVNIMEFCKQFNARTQESPGKVLPVIINVYNDKSFDFVIKRPPVAIQIMETAKIKAGSATSNRKKVGSITWDQVKKIAEDKIVDMNCFTIESAMNMVAGTARSMGVTVSGNKPF
- the secE gene encoding preprotein translocase subunit SecE; protein product: MSKIGTYISETRNELVNKVSWPTWPELQSSAIVVMVSSIIIALVVFGMDFLFEILMKQAYEIIK
- the rpoB gene encoding DNA-directed RNA polymerase subunit beta; translation: MASSTKTQKRVNFSSNKFPVDYPDFLDIQVKSFQDFFQLETTPENRKKEGLFKVFAENFPISDARNNFVLEFKDYYIDPPRYAIDECIERGLTYSVPLKAKLYLYCTDPDHEDFEPIMQDVYLGTIPYMSPKGSFIINGAERVIVSQLHRSPGVFFGQSRHANGTKLYSARVIPFKGSWIEFATDINNVMYAYIDRKKKLPVTTLLRAIGFESDKQILEIFGLADEVKVSKAGLKREVGRRLAARVLKTWLEDFVDEDTGEVVSIERNEVILDRETILEEEFIDQIVDADVKSIILHKQDINTTDFAIIYNTLQKDSTNSEKEAIEFIYRLLRNAEPPDEETARGVIDKLFFSDKRYDLGEVGRYRINKKLGLNIPAEIRVLTKEDMILIIKYLIELINSKTDVDDIDHLSNRRVRTVGEQLYSQFGVGLARMARTIRERMNVRDNEVFTPTDLINAKTLSSVINSFFGTNQLSQFMDQTNPLSEITHKRRLSALGPGGLSRERAGFEVRDVHYTHYGRLCTIETPEGPNIGLISSLCVYAKVNKLGFIETPFRTVVNGKVEVNKPITYLTAEEEDLKNIAQTNSKLDEKGNFLNKKVTARYEGDFPVLEPEKIHLIDVAPNQIASIAASLIPFLEHDDANRALMGSNMQRQAVPLMRPQAPIVGTGIEARVAEDSRVLINSDGEGVVEYVDANTITIRYNRSEEEKLISFEGDVKSYKLTKFQKTNQSTCMNLKPIVKKGDKVSKGQVLCEGYATQDGELALGRNLKVAFMPWKGYNFEDAIVISEKIVREDIFTSIHIDEYTLEVRDTKRGMEELTPDIPNVSEDATKDLDDKGIIRIGAEVKEGDILIGKITPKGETDPSPEEKLLRAIFGDKAGDVKDASLRVSPSIKGVIVDKKLFSRAVKDKKQKAEEKPLIEKLDSDQEKNVYNLKLKLVDKLFVLVNGRTSQGVTNILGEEVIPRGTKFTQKLLERVDFTEVNPSNWTTDKDKNEQVERLLHNFMIHYNDFLGKYKREKFQITVGDELPNGIVQLAKVYIAQKRKLKVGDKMAGRHGNKGIVARIVKEEDMPFLEDGTPVDIVLNPLGVPSRMNLGQIYETVLAWAGEKLKLKFSTPIFDGATVDQIDEYTKQAGLPQHGRTYLYDGGTGERFDQPATVGIIYMLKLGHMVDDKMHARSIGPYSLITQQPLGGKAQFGGQRFGEMEVWALEAYGAANVLQELLTVKSDDVMGRAKAYESIVKGENIPTPGIPESFNVLLHELRGLALDITMD
- a CDS encoding 50S ribosomal protein L1, with the translated sequence MATLTKKRKAVISKFDGNKQYSVAEASKIVKEITTVKFDASVDLAIRLGVDPRKANQMVRGTVTLPHGTGKTMRVLAIVTPDKEAEAKDAGADHVGLDEYIEKIKGGWTDVDVIITMPSVMGKVGALGRVLGPRGLMPNPKTGTVTMDIAKAVKDAKGGKIDFKVDKAGIIHAAVGKASFDADKLAENANELLSTVMKLKPSSAKGTYVKSVTMSSTMSPGIIIDTKTFN